From Pleurocapsa minor HA4230-MV1, a single genomic window includes:
- the carA gene encoding glutamine-hydrolyzing carbamoyl-phosphate synthase small subunit produces MLKPNAQPALLVLADGTTYRGWSFGAAGTTVGEVVFNTGMTGYQEVLTDPSYSGQIITFTYPELGNTGVNPDDEESATVQAKAVIARNVTDRPSNWRSTQSLPEYLQERNIPGIYGIDTRSLTRKLRDYGAINGGVSTEILDPEKLLDIVQQAPDMAGLNLVKEITTAQVYEWSEETEAEWEFAANANTERPLTVVAIDFGVKRNILRRLASYGCKVIVVPANTPSAEILAYNPDGIFLSNGPGDPAAVTEGIAVTKELLAAEKPTFGICMGHQILGLSLGAETFKLKFGHRGLNQPAGLQKQIEITSQNHGFAIAAESLGADVEITHLNLNDQTVAGLRHKTLPFFSVQYHPEASPGPHDADYLFENFVKLMQEAKDS; encoded by the coding sequence ATGCTTAAGCCCAATGCTCAACCAGCTTTACTGGTGTTGGCTGATGGAACGACCTATCGTGGCTGGTCATTTGGGGCAGCAGGTACTACGGTTGGGGAAGTGGTATTTAATACGGGCATGACAGGATACCAAGAGGTTTTGACCGATCCGAGCTATTCTGGCCAGATCATTACTTTTACCTATCCTGAATTGGGTAACACGGGAGTCAATCCTGATGATGAAGAATCCGCTACGGTGCAGGCTAAAGCAGTAATTGCGCGCAATGTTACCGATCGCCCTAGTAACTGGCGTTCGACTCAATCTTTACCAGAATATTTACAGGAAAGAAATATTCCAGGTATTTATGGCATTGATACGCGATCGCTAACTCGAAAACTCAGAGACTATGGTGCAATTAACGGTGGCGTTTCCACAGAAATACTCGATCCTGAAAAACTGTTAGATATAGTGCAGCAAGCACCTGACATGGCTGGATTAAATTTAGTTAAAGAAATAACCACTGCTCAAGTTTATGAGTGGTCAGAAGAAACAGAAGCAGAATGGGAATTTGCTGCCAATGCGAATACAGAGCGTCCATTGACTGTGGTGGCGATCGATTTTGGTGTTAAGCGCAATATTTTACGCCGTTTAGCGAGCTATGGATGCAAAGTAATTGTTGTACCTGCTAATACTCCCAGTGCAGAAATCTTAGCCTACAATCCTGACGGTATTTTTCTTTCCAATGGCCCTGGAGATCCTGCTGCGGTTACCGAGGGTATTGCCGTTACCAAAGAATTACTCGCGGCTGAAAAACCTACCTTTGGGATTTGCATGGGTCATCAAATCTTGGGTCTATCCTTGGGTGCAGAAACTTTTAAGCTTAAATTTGGACATCGTGGCTTAAATCAGCCCGCAGGTTTACAAAAGCAAATTGAAATTACCAGTCAAAATCATGGCTTTGCGATCGCCGCCGAATCTTTAGGTGCAGATGTCGAAATAACTCATCTTAATCTCAACGATCAAACTGTAGCGGGTTTACGTCATAAAACCCTGCCCTTTTTCTCCGTACAGTATCACCCTGAAGCTAGTCCAGGGCCTCATGATGCGGATTATTTGTTTGAGAATTTTGTTAAGTTAATGCAGGAAGCAAAAGATTCATGA
- a CDS encoding type II toxin-antitoxin system prevent-host-death family antitoxin codes for MEIVNYSEARENFKQVLDRVSDDCDSTLIKRRDHEDIVLLSKSHYDSIMETLYLMRSPANAQHLMEAIARDQAGEGERHELIDES; via the coding sequence ATGGAAATAGTAAATTATTCAGAAGCGAGAGAAAACTTCAAACAGGTTTTAGATCGGGTAAGTGATGATTGCGACTCTACTTTAATCAAAAGAAGAGACCATGAAGATATCGTCCTGCTGTCAAAAAGTCACTACGATTCAATCATGGAGACATTGTATTTAATGCGTTCTCCCGCTAATGCTCAACATTTGATGGAGGCGATCGCCAGAGATCAAGCTGGAGAAGGAGAGCGTCACGAATTGATTGATGAGTCCTAA
- a CDS encoding Txe/YoeB family addiction module toxin produces the protein MSPKGYRFAYDLIWDSKAWQDYIYWQGQDKKTLKRINRLIRDTLATPFEGIGKPEPLKENLSGYWSRRIDETNRLVYRVGEDYIKIISCRYHY, from the coding sequence ATGAGTCCTAAAGGATACCGCTTCGCATATGATTTAATTTGGGACAGTAAGGCTTGGCAAGATTATATTTACTGGCAGGGTCAAGACAAGAAAACTCTCAAGAGAATTAACCGACTCATCCGAGATACTTTGGCTACTCCGTTTGAGGGAATTGGTAAACCCGAGCCTTTAAAAGAAAATTTGTCTGGCTACTGGTCGAGAAGAATTGATGAAACTAACAGATTGGTCTATCGAGTAGGAGAAGACTATATCAAAATTATTTCTTGTCGATATCACTATTAG
- a CDS encoding DUF3465 domain-containing protein has translation MAINNKKTFIFLTTTIGLNLIIWLNFVYTFPVLAQPVNCTNYGANPNTKNPKCFSVTGSNNYRGTDSNQISLEQAFAGQKSNIQVQGTGRVIKLLPDDLDGGRHQRFILKLASGQTLLIAHNIDLAPRISLLHLGDLVSFFGEYEWNSQGGVIHWTHRDPNGRHIGGWIKHAGKIYQ, from the coding sequence ATGGCTATTAATAACAAAAAAACATTCATATTTTTGACGACAACTATCGGCTTAAATTTAATAATTTGGCTCAATTTTGTCTATACTTTTCCAGTTTTAGCCCAACCAGTAAATTGTACTAATTATGGGGCAAATCCCAATACAAAAAACCCAAAATGTTTTAGTGTAACTGGATCAAATAATTATCGAGGCACTGACAGTAACCAGATCTCATTAGAACAGGCTTTCGCAGGGCAGAAAAGCAACATTCAAGTTCAAGGGACAGGAAGAGTAATTAAACTGCTGCCAGACGATCTTGATGGAGGCAGACATCAAAGGTTTATCCTTAAATTGGCTTCTGGTCAAACCTTATTAATAGCTCATAATATCGATTTAGCTCCAAGAATTAGTTTGCTTCACCTAGGGGATTTAGTATCTTTTTTTGGTGAATATGAATGGAATTCTCAAGGTGGTGTAATACATTGGACTCATCGAGATCCTAACGGTAGACATATTGGAGGTTGGATCAAACATGCTGGCAAAATATACCAGTAA
- the shc gene encoding squalene--hopene cyclase, which produces MKVTVAIQHRVQKAIARSQNYLLSIQESAGYWCAELESNVTITAEVVLLHKIWGTDKQRPLDKAETYLRSQQRQHGGWELYYGDGGELSTTVEAYMALRLLGVEPTDPVLVKAKKFILQQGGISKTRIFTKMHLALIGCYDWQGLPSIPPSIMLLPEASPFTIYEMSSWARSSTVPLLIVFDRKPIFKLDTPINLDELYTEGVANVRYELPRSNDWTDVFVLLDGVFKLAENFNVVPLREEGLAAAEKWILERQEATGDWGGIIPAMLNSLLALRSLDYDVNDPVVQRGLRAVDNFSLETEDSYRVQPCVSPVWDTAWCLRALAESGIAADHPALVKAGEWLLDKQILDYGDWAVKNKAGTPGGWAFEYDNRFYPDLDDSAVVVMGLSQIKLPNEAQKQQAIARCLNWITSMQCKPGGWAAFDLDNDQDWINLIPYGDLKAMIDPNTADVTARVLEMLGECNLSMDDVRVQKAIAYLIKEQSADGSWFGRWGVNYIYGTSGVLAALSLIAPIRYQTEINKGAAWLVSCQNADGGWGETCASYDNKSLKGIGISTASQTSWALIGIMAAMEGTNFAGQATVERGIEYLLNTQKSDGTWDEPQFTGTGFPCHFYLKYHLYQQYFPLQTLARYANSAIRRLGATRS; this is translated from the coding sequence ATTAAGGTGACAGTAGCAATTCAGCATCGAGTTCAAAAGGCGATCGCTCGTAGCCAAAATTATTTATTATCAATTCAAGAATCTGCTGGCTATTGGTGTGCCGAATTGGAATCTAACGTCACTATTACGGCAGAAGTTGTGCTGTTACATAAGATTTGGGGGACTGACAAGCAACGACCTTTAGACAAAGCAGAAACTTACTTGCGATCGCAACAGCGTCAACATGGTGGCTGGGAATTATACTACGGTGATGGTGGTGAGCTTTCGACTACGGTGGAAGCTTACATGGCGCTACGTTTATTGGGAGTTGAGCCAACAGATCCTGTCTTAGTTAAAGCGAAAAAATTTATTCTGCAACAGGGGGGTATTAGTAAAACTAGAATTTTTACGAAGATGCACCTAGCACTGATTGGCTGCTATGACTGGCAAGGATTACCCTCAATTCCGCCATCGATCATGCTGTTACCTGAAGCATCTCCCTTCACGATCTACGAGATGTCTAGCTGGGCAAGGAGTAGTACTGTTCCCCTCCTAATTGTCTTCGATCGCAAGCCGATATTTAAGCTGGATACACCGATTAATCTTGATGAACTCTACACCGAAGGAGTTGCTAATGTTCGTTATGAATTACCTCGTAGCAATGATTGGACAGATGTTTTTGTTCTGCTTGATGGTGTTTTTAAGCTAGCGGAAAACTTCAACGTAGTGCCGTTACGTGAAGAAGGTCTGGCTGCTGCGGAAAAGTGGATCTTAGAAAGACAGGAAGCTACGGGAGATTGGGGGGGAATTATTCCCGCGATGCTTAATTCTCTTCTTGCTCTACGCAGTTTGGATTATGACGTGAACGATCCTGTGGTACAAAGAGGTCTGAGGGCTGTTGATAACTTTTCCCTGGAGACAGAAGATAGCTATCGTGTTCAACCTTGCGTTTCTCCTGTGTGGGATACGGCTTGGTGCTTACGCGCTCTAGCTGAGTCGGGAATTGCTGCCGATCATCCTGCTTTAGTCAAGGCGGGAGAATGGTTGTTAGATAAGCAGATCTTAGATTATGGTGACTGGGCGGTCAAAAATAAAGCTGGAACTCCTGGTGGCTGGGCATTTGAATATGATAATCGCTTCTATCCCGATTTAGATGATTCAGCGGTAGTAGTAATGGGACTATCTCAGATTAAACTTCCTAATGAGGCACAAAAACAACAGGCGATCGCTCGTTGTCTCAACTGGATCACATCCATGCAATGCAAACCTGGAGGTTGGGCAGCCTTCGACCTAGATAACGATCAGGACTGGATCAACCTGATTCCTTACGGCGACTTAAAAGCAATGATCGACCCCAATACTGCCGACGTGACGGCAAGGGTTTTAGAAATGCTGGGAGAATGTAATCTCTCGATGGACGATGTACGGGTGCAAAAAGCGATCGCCTATTTAATTAAAGAACAATCAGCCGACGGTAGTTGGTTTGGACGCTGGGGCGTTAATTATATCTACGGTACTAGCGGGGTTTTGGCTGCTTTAAGTTTAATAGCGCCAATTCGTTATCAGACAGAGATCAATAAAGGTGCAGCTTGGTTAGTTAGCTGTCAAAATGCTGATGGGGGTTGGGGTGAGACCTGCGCTAGCTATGACAACAAAAGTCTTAAGGGTATCGGCATTAGTACTGCTTCTCAAACCTCTTGGGCATTAATAGGAATTATGGCAGCTATGGAAGGTACTAATTTTGCAGGACAAGCAACCGTTGAGCGTGGCATAGAATATTTACTCAATACCCAAAAGTCCGATGGCACATGGGATGAACCTCAGTTCACTGGCACTGGTTTTCCCTGTCATTTCTATTTAAAATATCATCTCTATCAACAATATTTCCCACTCCAGACATTAGCAAGATATGCAAATAGCGCGATCCGAAGGCTAGGCGCGACGCGGAGCTAG